In the Necator americanus strain Aroian chromosome X, whole genome shotgun sequence genome, TTTTCAAGCCAATCTGAAAATGAACACATACTACAATGAACgaaatttttacttcttgTACATATCACGGTATCGTATGGAATTTGACATATTTCAGACTGTAGTATGCTGTATATTTGCCATATTATTGACCGCACCTATCGGTGCATTCGTTTTGGACCTTACTGCTCCTCGTTTACTTCAAAAAGCTGCTGAACGTACGGTACGTGCTATTCCGTGCTCCTTTTTTATGGAGTTACAATACGTTTTAGTTCGAACTATATTTCGTTATTATTTGCTGATCTTCAATTTAACTTAGCAGCGAATGGTTTTTGCTAGCATCGACAAATTATGCTTGAAGGAACTGATGTTAAACATCACAATAAAATTATACACAacaaaatatcacaataaaattataatgATCATATAACTGactaaaataatgagaaatacGACTTAAAGTTTATGGATTTGTAGGCATCGGTTTCTCCTGAAGATGTTGAGAAAGCTCAGAAGAAAGCTCTATCGGTTATCCCGGAAAAGCCAGAAAATCAATCCAAATTCAAGAGATTTCGAGCCATATCGTTACAATATGGGTGTGCAAACGGTAAAGGATTGTTCCGTTAATGAGATGTGATGCTCAAGTTCCCTTTcgctttctatttttttctgaaaaccatCGTAAATggttataaaaattatttgatcGTTGAGTCTGTCCACTCAGACGTGAGTTTATGAACTTCATTTGATAATAAATCTGTGAAACGTATACGATGTAGTGACAGATAATGCGACAGATAACAGCAATCGGAAATGGCAAACATCAGAAAAACGTACATCGAGTTCATGTAGTAACAGAGTGTTTAgcgctttttttcgatttaaatTCTTAGATTTCAGTGtgcagaaaaatagaaaaaaaaacaaatcaaatcaGGTGAGTGGGAGCATAGTAATCTCTCTAAACAATACATGTAAGCTGGAAACGGAACCGAGCTGTAAAAGCTAAGAGGGAGCTAAAACTCTCCaaaatgattgaaattttgttgaacATGCTACTGAAATTGGTTCACAAGACAGAGGAACTAGTCATTGACTTGTAACTCAAACTCTGTACAATATATGTGGTTGAGGAGAAAGTTCTGTGAGGAGCCCACTGATTTACTCATCAGGTCGAAAACTGTAGTGACCAACAATGGTGACTATACTGTTAGCTAGTTTCCATTGATGAATacgagatttaaaaaaaagaattaccagtttctcgaaatttcttcCTCAACTTAATATATTGACATCTGTGTATGTGAGAAATGAAGgcgaattttattttaaattatttcatttacgtaaggaagttttttttttactatgaacCGATAAAGAAAACCCGCAGGTCAATGATTAGAATTCAGTTCTACTGGTAATTTTCGACAAGATAGCTTAAAATGAAGAAGCGGTACCTAGCATGGCAAAACAGATTCGCTGTAAGCACGGTAATGACAGGTTCATTACAGGGTGCATCAAAAGTACTGTGAATAAGTAAGTTACGGTgggatttctttaaaaaaaaaccaatttcaAACACATTTCAGTCGAAGAGCAACTACCTACGTCATTGGACAGCAGAACGTTcagcgtttaaaggcatcacttcacgaatctgaggtggtacggatttcaggtggagttggGATCGTATATCaaggagaaggaggtgattccgtccatttcttcctaattgccgtaaaagacggcccagaagatacggcttcgggcctTCTgccgtgctattttctacaaagagttcgactggagtgcgccagccgtgtgcacacgccgcatattccggcccgtttttttacgccaattagcaagaaatggacggaatcacccacctctccacaatctcctacgatcccgtatacgaatactccacctgaaatccgtaccacctcagattcgtggggtgatgcctttaaaatacaGTCAAGATTGAGCATGTATTCTGGATATTACGGTAACTGGACGTGCATTGCACCTGATTCCAGTTGAACACGTTCACAACCTGTCATAAATAGCATCCACTAACTTTCATATGTTTTTGATCCACTAGGAGACAGCTAAGGTTTGTTTTGCTGTTGAAACTATGAACAACAATACTTGTCTTTTGTgaattccaaagaaatttccagaaactcatttgtttttatccccATCGTAACTTGCTTCAGCATCACTTAGATGCTATTTTCTATGGTTTAAAACAAAACTTTAAAAGTGTTACTTAGTGTAACAGGAAAATTATCTTAAttgatttaaaatttatttactggATAAAGAAGGATTTCTTACTCTTCTTAGTTAATTCCTGCTGAATGTTCTATCGTCAATGTGGACTATACTGTTGATGATTGTCTCGTACATAGATGGTagtctttcttcttttgatcGAAAATTATCACATTACTAACTTTTGAAGCACTCCTTGTATGTAACGAAAACTGAGTGAATGAtatatgatttaaaaaaacaaattgaaatttagAGCAGATAATTGTCATGCATTTCGGACTCGTCCGTAATCTTTTTCGTATCGACTCCGTCAACGAGAAGTATTTCGACTTTTTCCGTGTCTGGAGATAACACGAATGAACTTTGctcctcatcttttttcttttcctcaagTCGTTGGTGTTTATGGACTGAAATTccaattttgaagaaacaaaatcacaaaatactATTTCTTTCATATGTTACTACCTTGCAAATTTGGCTCATTCACAGAAAATGAGCAATGGTCTGCAACATGCCGCCCGATGGAGGATTTCGTGAAACCGTCggttttttctgaaaaagagaatgaattAGTGATAAATGATAATTCGCTGAGTATTTCAGGATTTCAAGAAACAGAATGTAGTCCAGATTTCTACATCTTATAAAGTTTCCTTATAGAGTGACATCTCCTTTTTACGTTTTCCTTCTTTGCCTATTGGATGCATATATACATGTTAAGGATTTCAgttttttagtatttatttacctATATACCTATGTACCTATTTTTggcatttcttttctctgttctttttGAGGTTTCgcttaattcttttttaaattttatctttGTAGGTTAAACccgaaaaatataaataaaagtgaCATAAATAGCAAATTCCTCTTAAAGGAATTGGATattgcggaaacaaaatccggTTTTGGATCTATTGAAAAAAGCGCGAACAAAAGTTTTACACTCAGCACTTTACGCTCAGCGCCTAATCAACACCGAATTCAATCCTAAATAACAAACTCCTCTTCCCTTCGGCACAGATGCGATCCCTACAGATTTTACTCAGCTAATCTTGTTCTCCACAAAAGACATCAACTTCTTGCAGAGTCTTCTACCAAATACTTCCTTAGCACATGAGAGATGTTCAACGATTCGAGGAGGAATacggaaatatttgaaaatcttaAAGGACCTTTTCAAACATCACTTGGATAAATATGGATTGCTATCAACTTTTCTAAAACTTTCATTATTCTTTGGTGGGGTCCTTTTAGTAACATTCAGTACGACTTTCTACTTCTTGAAACGTTGGCAAATTCTATGGCAGCCCTTGGCTGAACGTTTTGACAACTTTTTCCATCTTCACACTCAAAGAAGCGCCTGTAAGAAGTAAAGTTCAGCTTAGTTCTTCCCATTTAGAGCAACTCTTTGCTTTTCATCCGTAAATCAAACAAAGAACTTTGTTAGGAAAGTATGGAACATGATAAAGGAGCAACAAAAGAAGATGAAGGTAATTCGTACTACAAGAACTAAAAGATTGCTAAACTTCTGTCTGCGTTAATTTCAATAAATCTAAAATTAgaggtctttttttctgcacttttcgAAGTGTTTACACGGAATTACATTTCATACACCATTTCCGACTATATATACtaaatttagcaaaaaaaaagaaaagaaaaatcggaagaaaagttcgagaagaaaaaaaaactcctaagCTTCAGTCTTCCACTATACgaacaattttatttatttgtttatttactgtgTTCGACGCGAATGTGCATATCCGGGTGACTGGGATGCGTCTTCGACTACCGCATATGTGACATAGAAAGAGAGGAGCACGTTGACGCACGTCTGCCCGGCTATAAAGTTACGGTAATACCTGTCAGGACACGTACACGACCATTAGGCTTGACCTTGGAACGGAGAAAAGGTATCGCTTTAACGAAGCCTTCCCTACAATCGaaataatactttttttcttgtgatccAAAAAACGCATATTTCATACCTGAAAGAATCATTCATCCAAGCATAAAGAATAGGATTCCAACAAGTTGCAGTCATACTAATAAGATGTACaatcaggaaaagaaaactgaagtgGGGCCTAATGAATTCATCCCAACGAAGATCTCGAAGAATGTTCCTAGAAGTAGCATGAAGCATATGTagttgaagaagaaacatATCTGAGAAAGCATATAAACATACAAGAAGTTGAACGGAAACCAGCAAACAGCGAAAATTACCACCATTATTACTAGCATACGCAGTAGCCGCttcttcctgaaaacaaaACTACTTTCACCGCTACATCGTTATCTGGGGAATTGTGCGAATCCGCGGGAGTTCTCTTACATCACACAAGAACTTACGAACGtattttcagttattttttaaaagtatatttAAAGGTGTAAAATATGAAACCATTTGAACTTCTGTACACGAAATGGAAGACTgagcattattattattattattattattattattattattattattattattattattattattattattattattattattattattattattattattattattattattattattattattattattattattattattattattattattattattattattattattattattattattattattattattattattattattattattattattattattattattattattattattattattattattattattattattattattattattattattattattattattattattattattattattattattattattattattattattattattattattattattattattattattattattattattattattattattattattattattattattattattattattattattattattattattattattattattattattattattattattattattattattattattattattattattattattattattattattattattattattattattattattattattattattattattattattattattattattattattattattattattattattattattattattattattattattattattattattattattattattattattattattattattattattattattattattattattattattattattattattattattattattattattattattattattattattattattattattattattattattattattattattattattattattattattattattattattattattattattattattattattattattattattattattattattattattattattattattattattattattattattattattattattattattattattattattattattattattattattattattattattattattattattattattattattattattattgttattattattattattattattattattattattattattattattattattattattattattgaaggCATTAATccatatgtatttatattatcCATAGTTGAGGTGAAATGCTTTAGACTTCTAACTTTTTCCCTACCCTTTCCAGGCTTTGATAGTGTTCCAAGTGTACTAGTCAACatcttcagagaaaaaaaaaaaacaaaatgaccGGTCTCACCGGCGAGGCTTGTTAAACACTGGGTTCTAATAGGTtgtcacttaaaggcatcaccccacgaatctgaggtggtgcagatttcaggtggattattcgtatacaggatgggagactacggagaagggggtgattccgtccatttcttcctaattgccgtaaaaaacggcccggaagatacggcttcattcgttttggcgcaccattttgtacaagaggttcgattggagcgcgccactcttgtgcggcgccgcatcttccgggccgttttttacggcaattagcaagaaatggacggattcacctcagtctcccatcccgtatacgaatactccacctgaaatctgcaccacctcagattcgtggggtgatgcctttaaggcgt is a window encoding:
- a CDS encoding hypothetical protein (NECATOR_CHRX.G21999.T2), giving the protein MPKIEKTDGFTKSSIGRHVADHCSFSVNEPNLQVHKHQRLEEKKKDEEQSSFVLSPDTEKVEILLVDGVDTKKITDESEMHDNYLL
- a CDS encoding hypothetical protein (NECATOR_CHRX.G22000.T1): MEHDKGATKEDEALLLLLLLLLLLLLLLLLLLLLLLLLLLLLLLLLLLLLLLLLLLLLLLLLLLLLLLLLLLLLLLLLLLLLLLLLLLLLLLLLLLLLLLLLLLLLLLLLLLLLLLLLLLLLLLLLLLLLLLLLLLLLLLLLLLLLLLLLLLLLLLLLLLLLLLLLLLLLLLLLLLLLLLLLLLLLLLLLLLLLLLLLLLLLLLLLLLLLLLLLLLLLLLLLLLLLLLLLLLLLLLLLLLLLLLLLLLLLLLLLLLLLLLLLLLLLLLLLLLLLLLLLLLLLLLLLLLLLLLLLLLLLLLLLLLLLLLLLLLLLLLLLLLLLLLLLLLLLLLLLLLLLLLLLLLLLLLLLLLLLLLLLLLLLLLKALIHMYLYYP